Below is a genomic region from Granulicella sp. L56.
GTCTCCTTCCGCTTCTCGAACTCTTTCCTCGAGCCGCTGTGGAACCGCAACTACATTGAGAGCGTCCAGCTCACCATGGCAGAGAACTTCGGCATCCAGGGTCGCGGCCCCTTCTACGACCAGACCGGAGCCATCCGCGACGTCGTGCAGAACCACATCTTCCAGGTCATGTGCAATCTCGCCATGGAGTGCCCCGCGCGCCGCGACAGCGAGTCCATGCGCGACGAAAAGGTCAAGGTACTCAAGGCCATCCCGGCCATCGAGCCGAAGAACCTCGTCCGTGGCCAGTTCAACGGCTACCTCAACGAAAAAGGCGTCGCCCCCAACTCCAAGGTCGAGACCTTCGCCGCGCTGCAATTAGAAGTAAAGTCGTGGCGATGGGACGGCGTGCCCTTCTACATCCGCGCCGGAAAGGACCTGCCCGTCACCTGCATGGAGGTGATGGCGCGCTTCCGCAAGCCGCCCACCACCAACATGACCGAGCCGGGAACGCCGCAGAACTACATGCGCTTCCGCATCAGCCCCGAGATGACGGTGGCCATGGCAGTCTCGGTGGCATCGCCAACCGGCACCGGCAAGCGCGCCGCCGTCGAGATGGTGGCCAGCCGCCATCCCCGCCCCGACGAGATGGAAGCTTACGAGCGCGTCCTCGGCGATGCGATGGCAGGCGACGCCACCCTCTTCGCCCGGCAGGACTACGTCGAAGAGGCATGGCGCATCGTCGATCCCATCCTCAAGGCAGACACACCCGTCTACGTCTACGAGCCCAACACCTGGGGCCCAAAAGAAGTAGACCAAACCGTCCTTCCACCCGGCGGATGGGACGAGCCCAGCGGCGAAGAGCAGGAAGACTTCCGCATCGTCGAACAGCCAAAGTAGAGCAGTTGAAGCAATGAAAATGAAGCAATGAAGTTGTCATCCTTCGCGAAGCGGAGGATCTGCGTTTGCCTTTCCCCAACCCCACCACAAATCTACGGGTGCCCCATCCTTCGCAGCCTCATCGCGAAGGGTGGGATCCACAAACCTCATCTCAACCAAAACGAACCACCAAAAAAACACGCCATCTCGACCGAAGCGAAGCGCAGTGGAGAGACTCCTGTATTTCGCCGTGGTCTTTGCCGTTACTACCGCAGATTCTCCGGCTCCCAGGCCCACGCTGGCACAGGCGCACCAAGCGGTCTCGGCGAAGCCCCCGGCGGCGTAGTGATGTCGCCTTTGTTCTGTTTCAACTTCGCATAAGCCTCCACCACATGCGGAGGGAATGAAGGCATCTGCGCCTCCAGCTCTCCCATTAACTCCGCCACCAGCTCCGGGTGAAACTTGGCCACGTCGTAGCTCTCCGCCGGGTCACGCGACAGGTCATACAGCTCCGGATGCTGCAACCACGCACTCCCCCGCGCATTGGTCGTCCTGTCGTTGATGTAGACCTCGCCCTTGACGCCCTGCGCCACGCGCAGCTTCCACGACTCCTTGCGAATGCAGTGCACGTCGATGCCGCCATTGCCCATCGCGCTGAAATAGAGCAGCGGCTTACGCTCCACCGCTCCCTCATGCCCCAGCAACACCTTCGAGACATCCACGCCATCCAGCGGCTTCTGCGGCAGCCCCAGCCCGCACAGCGAAGCCATCGTCGGCAGCACATCGAGGTTCGAGCACCACGTCTCCACCACCTTGCCCGGCGCAATCACTCCCGGCCACATCGCCAGAAACGGCACGCGAAACCCGCCCTCGAACGTCGAAGCCTTGCGTCCGCGCAGCAGCCCCGGGCTGCCCTGATACCAAGGCCCATGATCGCTGGTGAAGCAGATCAGCGTATCGCCGCTCAACCCCTTCTCTTCGACGGCGCGCACAATCTCACCTACACTCCAGTCGATCTCGGCGACCGCATCGCCATAATCTCCCAGCACGGTCTTGCCGCGAAACCGCTCGGAGGCCCGTGCCGGATCGTGCGGATAAGAAAATCCAAGATAGAGAAAGAAGGGATGCTCGCCATCCTGCTCGCCGAAATACTTCACTGCCTCTTCCGTATAGCGCGGCGTCAGCAGATCGCGGTCTGTATTCTGCTCAAGAATCTCGGTGTCCCGCATCAACGGCAGCGGATTCATGTCGTCGCTGTAAGGCACGCCGTAAAACGAGTCGAAGCCGCGGCTGGTCGGCAGATACTCCTTCGCCTCCCCCAGGTGCCACTTGCCGATGGCCTTGCTCCTATAGCCGCCATCATGAAACAGGTTCGAGAGAAAGGTCTCATCGAGCGCCGTCCCCTCTATCTTCGCGCCCGGCGTATACGGCCCAAAGGCCCCGGTCGTCCCGGTGCGCGTGCCATAGCGCCCGGTCATCACCGCCGACCGCGACGCCGAGCAGATAGGATGCCCCGCATTGAAGTGCGTGAAGCGCAGCCCATGCGCGGCCATGCTGTCGAGATTCGGCGTAGGCAGCTTCGATCCATAGCAGCCGGGATCGCCATACCCGAGGTCATCGCAGATCATGAAGATCACATTGGGCCGCCGCCGCGGAGCACCCACCTTCGCAACAGCGGCACCTTCAACCACAGGCAGCGCAAACGAAGCCACCGGAGCAGCCGCAACACCAGAAGACATCAGAGCAATAAACTTTCGCCGGTCCATCATCTCTCCCCAAAGCAATCACAAAATTATAGGTTGTCGTTTTAAATATCATTTCGATCTGCACAAAGCACGTCATCTCGACCGGAGCGAAGCGGAGTGGAGAGACTCCTCTATTTCGCCTTTGCCCTGCGCCTCGCACGAGCAATCACCCACCCTAGTACACTAAATATTGACCAATGTTTATTGATGAAGCACGAATCCGAATCAAGGCCGGTGACGGCGGCAACGGCTGCATGGCCTTTCGCCGCGAAAAGTTCGTTCCCCGCGGAGGCCCCTCCGGCGGCGACGGCGGCCATGGCGGCGACATTCTCATGTCCTCGTCCCTCAGCCACAACACCCTCGTCCACTTCCGCTTCAACCCCGAGCACAAGTCCAAGCGCGGCGAACACGGCATGGGCTCCAACTGCTCCGGCGAGTCCGCCGAACACCTTACGCTCAAGGTTCCCGTAGGCACGCTGCTCTACGATGACGACACCGGCGAACTGGTCCACGACTTCACCCGTCCCGACGAGACCATCGTCATCGCTCGCGGCGGACGCGGCGGACGCGGCAACCAGCACTTCGCCACCAGCACCCACCAAGCTCCGCGCGAGCACGAGCTGGGCCGCGCCGGCGAGGCGCGCAACTTCCGCCTCGAGCTGCGCCTGCTCGCCGACGCCGGTCTGGTCGGCTACCCCAACGTCGGCAAATCGACGCTGATTTCGCGGCTCTCCGCGGCCAAGCCCAAGATCGCCAACTACGCCTTCACCACGCTCCAGCCCAACCTCGGCGTCGTGCAGGTCGGCGACTTCCCGCACACCGAGTCCTTCACCATCGCCGACCTTCCCGGCCTCATCGAAGGCGCGCACCTCGGCCACGGCCTCGGCATCCAGTTCCTCAAGCACATCGAGCGCACCAGCGTCATCGTTCACCTTGTCGACGTCTCCGACTCCAGCGCCACCGAAGGCACCGCCCGCCTCGACGCCGTGGCCGACTTCAAGGTCATCACCGAAGAGCTGCGCAGCTTCGACCCCTCGCTCGCCACGCGGCCCACCATCGTCGTCGCCACCAAGTGCGATGTCGCCAACCCCGACAAGCTCAAAAAGCTGACCGCCATGGCCAAACGCCGCAAGCTGCCCTTCTTCGCCATCTCTGCCGTCACCGGCGAGGGCATCGAGCCGCTCAAGTACGCCATCGCCGAAGCTGTCGCAGCTCATCGCCCCGCCCGCATCGAGATCGAAGCCGTCCCGGCCACAACCAAGCGCAAGGCCAACTATCCGCCACCTGCTCCCTCGGCGCGCCGCCGCGGCTAACGCTCTCTTTAGAAACAACTCACATCAACCCGCGGCAAACCACATCATCGAAGCACCACAAACTCAAGTCCCCTCGACCAAGGCGGGTGCCCCATGTCCCGCTTTTGGGACATGGGTTGACTACCATCACGCCATCCCAAACGTACGTCATCTCGACCGGAGCGAAGCGGAGTGGAGAGACCCCTGTATTTCACCGCTCAGCATCTGTAAAAATCTCCCACTCCGTACGCTCTTCCGCTGTCAGCGAAACCGGCAGCACCTTCCCCTGCGCGCCCGACGCAAACGAAGCCTCCAGCACCGCCATCACCGCCACCGCATCCCTCACGGAAACCGGCGGCGCGCCCTCACCGCGAATCGCATCCCGCATCGCAGCATAAAACCCCCTCTGATCCCCTCTCGGCGACGGCACCTCCGTCTGCGTGCCGGTCGCACCGTCGTACACGATCCCCGGACTGGGATCATAGCCAAACTGCGGATCACCCGGCAGCATCCCGCTCTTCAACTGCTGCTCCTGCACATCCGCGCCGAACTTCGCCCAGCTCCCGCGCGTCCCATGCAGCACCGAGCGCGGCCCACCTCCCGACACCAGCAGCGAAGCATGAAGCACCACCCGCAGCCGCTTGTAGTTGAGCTGCACATGCGCCCAGTCGTCCGTCAACCCACCCTCGCGCAGCGTAGCAAAGCTCGCATTCACCGAATCGGGCAATCCGAACAAATACAACGACAGATCGATCAGATGCGGCCCCAGATCGAACCACAATCCCGCGCCCGGACCCGGCTCTTCGCGCCAGCGCTGCCGCACGACCGGCCGAAATCTATCCATGTGGCATTCAAAATGTGAAACCTCACCCAGGACTCCACTCTGCAAAATCTCCTTCGCGGCCAGAATCTCGCTCTCCCACCGCCGGTTGTGAAAGACCGATAGAATGCGCCCATGCTCCCGCGCTATCTCCGCCAACGATCGCGCCTCCGCCAGTGTCACGGTAAACGGCTTGTCGACGACCACATGCTTTCCCGCGCGCAGCCCAGCAGACGCCAGCGGAAAGTGGCTCTCATTCGTCGTAGCGATCACCACCAGATCGACCTCCGGGTGCGTCGTCGCCTCCATCGCCGAACACACGGCAACCCCCGGATACGCCGCCTGCACCGCCTCGCGCTGGCTCGACCCCACCACCGTCAGCCGCAACCCCGGCACCGACGCGATCAGCGGGGCATGAAACGTCCTGCCCGCATAGCCATAGCCAACTAACCCGACGCGAACCTCTGAACTCATCTCGCTCATGCATTCAGACTAGGCCATCCGCCGTCAAAAACAATTCTTCCTTTCACGCAACCTGCGGCAGAAAAAATATCTCAATTCGATTCGTATAGAATCGTCATTAATGCCCTTCCTTCATCTGCCCTCGCTGAGAGAAGAACGCCCATGACCTCGGACAGAAGAGGTCAAAGCAGGCGAGAACTTCTCAAGCGCGGCGGCACGCTCATGGCAGCGGCAATCGCGGCTGGAATCCCCTCCACTCTGCTGGCCGAAACGCTGGCAACCCTCGACGTAGCCTCCGCTGGCAGCATCCGGCCCATGCTCGAAGGCCCCTTAAAGACAGCGGCGGCGCAGACGCTGAAGCTGGATCTCCACACGCACGCCAAGGGAGCCGATGCAGTCGCCCAGTCCATCGTGGATGGCAGCCTTCGCGCGGACGTCTTTATTCCCGTCACGCCCGGTCCCATGCTCACCGTCATGCACGCAGGCAAGGCGGAGACGGCATACCCCATCGGCACCACCGAGATGGTGCTCGTCTACAGCCCCAGGGGCCGCTTCGCTCCTCAGTTCGAGGCAGCAGCCAAAGGCAACGCAAAGTGGTGGGAGATACTCCAGCAGCCCGGCCTCCGCTTCGCGCATGGCAATCCCGTCGGAGACCCCGGCGGACGTAACGCCATCTTCACCATGATGCTGGCCGCAAAAAAATACAGCCAGCCCGATCTGGTCACAAAACTCTTCGGCACGACGTTCACGCCACCACCTGAGCCTCCCGGCAGCAACAATCAGGAACGTCTGCAAAGTGGCGATCTGGACGCCACCACCTCTTACAAGATCGCGACGGACTGGGTTCACCTGCCCTACCTTGATCTCCCCGCAGACATCAATCTCAGCGGCCAGAACGTCCATGCCGAGCATCCCGACGTCAGCCTGACTCTCGGCGACAAAACTTTTTACCCGGAGCCGCTGGTCTACTACGCCGCGGTCCTCAAAGGCGCTGCCAATCCGCAGGGCGCCCTCGCTTTTACCCAATGGCTACAGGGCCACGAAGCCCAGGCTATCTTCCGCAGCCACAAATACGGTTCGCCACGCAGCGCACCTACGCTTCACGCATAAACAGGAAACGCGGCTGAAAAAAGAGGAACGGCGCCACGTGATCGTGCCCCCCTGATCCGCCGATCGTCAGGCCGTTTGCGGCAATGCCGCATGGCCCAAAACAAACGTCATCTGTCACCTTTAAGGAGTCCCATGCATCGTCCATCCCTTCGCCCCTCCGGCATTTTGAAGCCGTTCTTCACGCTTCTGTTTCTTATTGCGGCGCTTCCGCTGCTCGCTCAATCCGGCCAGCTCTCCGGCGTGGTCAAAGACCCCACCCAGCTCGTCGTCCCCAACGCGCAGATCACCCTCACTGACACGCAGAGCAGCATCACCGCCAGCGCCACGACCAATCAGCAGGGCGTCTACCTCTTCACCGGCGTCGCTGCCGGAACCTACCGCCTCACCGCGCAGGCCCAGGGCTTCAACTCCATCGTCATCCCGCAGATGGCCATCGAAGCAGGCCAGAGCGCGACCCAGGACCTCACCTTCCACTTAGGCACAGCGACCGAGACCATCAATGTCTCTGCCACGGCTCCCGGCTCGGCAGAGAGCGGCTACCGCGTCGATAACGTGGCCCCCGGCGTCCTTGGCACCGCGCCCATCGTCAACACGCCCTACGTCATCAGCGTGCTCTCCAACACCCTCATCGCCAACACCCAGACCAAGAGCCTCCGCGACGCCATCAAATACCTTCCGCTGGTCTCCTTTCAAGAGCAGCAGGGCTCCGACGTCATCCGTCCCGAGACCCGCGGCATCGAAGGCAGCAACATGCAGAACACCCGCATGGACGGCATGGGCATCGCCATCACCAGCGCCAACCCGATGGAGCAGTACCAGCAGCTCGAAGTCGTCAACGGCCTCGGAGCCTCCATGTACGGCCCGGCGAATCCGTCCGGCATGTTCAACTTCATCCTCAAGCGGCCCACGGAAGAGCGCTTCACCAACCTCTCGCTCGACTACGACAACAAATCCATCGGCACCATCTACGCCGACACCGGCGGCCGTCTCGGCCCGCACAAGATCTTCGGCTATCGTGGAAACCTGCTCTACGGCGATGGAACTTCCTACGTCGAGGCCAGCCGCCTGCGCCGCCGCCTCGCCGAGTTCGCCTTCGACGTTCGCCCCACCAACGCCACCCTCATCGACGCCCACTACAGCGCCTATGACGTCGTGCAGCGCGGCTACCCCGGCTGGTTCACCTACGGCCCCGATCCCAAGGACAAGACCAATCACCCGCCCCACACCCTCATTCTTCCCGCCGCGCCCGATCCCACCCGCGTCGGCTACGGACAGGCTTACGCCGGAGTCAACCTCACCACCCAGACCACCAGCGGCCGTCTTCACCACGACTTCTCCCCCAACTGGCACGCCCTGGCTGGCGTCTCCTGGCAGCGCCTCGACCGCTTCATCGACACGCCGGTCAATAACCTCACCGACAACAACGGTGACTACAGCAGCTCCCTCGCCAACGGCTTCGCTCCACGCTTCGGCGTCAACAGCGATCTCGGCTACATCACTGGGACCGTCAAAGCGCTGGGCATGACCCACGATCTCGTCATCGGCAGCACAGGATACGAGTTCACCTCCTACAGCGGCACCAAGCCCTCCGCCGCCAGCGTCCTGCTCGGCACCGCCAACATCAACGCTCCGCGCGTCTTCGCCGCTCCCGCTGCGCTACCTCGCAATATCAACCTCTATCACTCCAGCATCGTGAACCAGCAGGGCTTCAACCTCGGCGACTTCATCACCCTTCCGGCACACTTCCTCGTCCGCCTCGCCGCCAGCCAGGACTGGATCGGCGTCGACAACTACAGCTCCGCCACCGTCCGCTCCGGCGGCTCCAACAAGAACGGCGTCAGCCCCTCGGTCAGCCTTCTGTACAAGCCGCTCGACAACATGACCATCTACGGCACCTACGCCAGCAGCCTGCAACAAGGCGACACCGCGCCCGCCGGTGCAGTCAACGCCAACCAGGCACTCCCCCCCTACCGCAGCAAGGAGTGGGAGGTCGGCTACAAGGCGCAGGTGCACACCATCGCCCTCACCACCGCGCTCTTCCGTATCGAGCGGCCCTTCGCCAACACCGACGCCAGCAACGTCTTCCGCATCACCGGCGATCAGGTCAACTACGGCGCCGAGATCTCCGCCCAGGGAACCCTCTTCCATCGCCTGCTCCTCGACGGCGGCTTCACCGCGCTGAACCCAAGGCTCAACGACACCGGAGTCACCGCGACCAATGGCAAGCTCTTCGTCGGCACGCCTCCCTACAAATCCAACATCCTCAGCGAATACCAGCTTCCCTTCCTCGAAGGCCTCACCGTAACCGGAGACTGGCAATACATCGGCCGCCGCCCGCAGGACGACGAGAACCTGCACTTCACCAACGGCTACAACACCTTCGACTTCGGCCTGCGCTACTCCCACCGCGTCTTAAGCAAACAGACCACATGGCGCGTCGCCTCCAACAACATCACCAACACGCGTTACTATTCCACCCTCGGCCCCGGCGACATCACCGGCACCAACGCCAGCAGCAACACCGCCCACCTGGGCGAGCCGCGAACCGTGGCCGCCTCCATGCAAATCGCCTTCTAGCCTTTATCTCTTGCAGGGGTGGGACTCCGGTCCCGCCCACCTGCCTCCAGCAACCTCAATGGCAGCGAAGCGTCGGCCAGTACTCCTGCCATCGATTCAAAATGCCGCGCAAACCGACATCTCATCGCCGCTGCCGGAGCAAAAAAATGCGCCCGGAAATCCCATAAAACACCGCAGCAGGTAAACTAGACGCTACATGAACCTCCGTAAAGCACTTCTCCTCCTGGCCGTCGCCACCTTCGTCACCGCCACTGCCCACGCCCAGTTCGGCGTCTATGGAACCTTCACCGCGAACCATCTCAGCGGCATCAAGTCTTCGCCGGACGCGACCACTCCCAGCGCCCTCAACAACGATGTCTCCCCCCTCGGCGGCACCGGCGGCGTCTACTACGACTTCTTCAAGCTCGGCCGCCTCGTCAAACTGGGCGTAGACGCGCGCGGCAGCATCACCACCACCAAGCGCGGAGCCTACATTGCCGCCAACGGTGGCGGGGCCCGCGTCAACTCCGGCCTGTTCGGTGTCCGCGCCGTCTTCGATGCTCCCGTGCTGCACACCATCCTGCGGCCCTACGTGCAAGGCTCGGTCGGCATCGGCAGCTCCAACTACGGCATCCTCTACGGCAACAACGGCGTCATCACCCGCAACAACTTCGAGTACATGGGCTTCGCCGGCGTAGACATCCCGCTCGCTCCCTTCATGGACTTCCGCCTCGTCGAGCTCGGCATCGGTGCCCTCAACAACAACCACACCTATCCCCTGCAATCGGTGAGCTCCGGCATCGTCTTCCACCTGCCTTTCTAAAGAAGAAAGAGCCAATCCTGATATCAAAAGAGAACCGATTCTGATATCAAGAAGTGGGCCGATTTTGATTTAAAGACGGGAGGGGGTCAGGCTTTGCGCATCGCGCTCTTCGGCGGCACCTTCGACCCTCCCCACCTGGGCCATCTGGCCATCGCCAAGGCTGCCGCCGACGCGTTTCACCTCGACGAAGTCCTCTTCGCCCCCGCAGGCCGCCAGCCGCTCAAGCCCAACGGAACTCCCACCCCCTTCGCCGACCGCCTTGCCATGGTCACTCTGGCCTGCAAGCAGGACCAGCGTTTTCGCGCCTCTAACCTCGACGCGCCTCGCTCCGACGGCCAACCCAACTACACCGCCGACACCCTCGCCGAACTACAGCAGACCACACCCAACGCCACGCTCTTCAATCTCGTAGGCGCGGACAGCTTTCTCAATCTTCCTCACTGGCGCGACCCCCTCCGCCTGCTTGCGTTAGCGGAGTGGATCGTCGTCAGCCGCCCCGGCTTTTCGCTCGGCTCCTGGCACGACGATCTCTCCGCGCTCCAGCTCACGCCACAGCAGCGCGCCCGCGTCCACCTGCTCGAAACCGTCCACGAAGACCTCTCGGCGACCAGCCTGCGCGAACGCCTGCACTCCGGCGATCCCTGCGCGGACCTGCTTCCGGCAGAGGTTTCAAGCTATCTCCAAACCCATCGTCTTTACCTCTGAGAATGCTGCGCATACAGGCAACAACTTAGCATTGATTCCATCAATAAAAGCGATAAAAAACACCAAAGCGTTGCAGATAAAAGCAAATTTACGCGTCTTTAGCGGACACGTAATCGTCTCTTTATCCGTATCTGTCGGCGCTATTTCGTGGCCAATCCTGTTTTGATCGATGCAAATCGATATCAAACAGTATTTCTCCAACCGCGAAACTATTGCCGCCGTGCCGTGTTTCCACCTAACTAGGCAGTAGAAGCCCTTTGTTCTCAATCCGTCCGGGAGAGTCACCATGGCGTTGAAACTAAAATATTTTGCGATAACGGCAGCTCTCTTTATCGCGCTCACGTTCTGCTTCGAACGTCCCGCCTACGGCTACGTCGATCCGGGTTCAAGCCTCCTCATCTTTCAAAGCCTCAGCGCCATCGTCACCGGGACCATCTTTTATTTCCGCCGCAGACTAAAGGCCCTCTTCTCCCGGTCTTCCACGGATACGACCGACGTATCGAGCAAATCGCGCTGACATGGGGGAATCGTCTTCCTTCGCCTTTCTCCCCACATTTCGCGATCCCGCAGGACACGTAGAGATCAAACCAGACGCTGTCTACCGCCTCATCCGCTCCCCCTTCGACGCGGAGATACTCGAATTTCTCGCATTGCCACTGGCCTCCTCGCTGGTCTCGGAAGGCCGCCTCGTCGCCAGCGAGGTCATGCCCCGTGCTTCTGATCCTGCCTCTGATTCAGGCGCGCTCACCCTCCGCCATCCACGCATCGCCTTCCAGTCCTATCCATGGGAGTGGTCGCCCGCCCTTTGGCTCGCCGCCGCGGAGCTGACGCTCGACCTGTGCAGCGACCTCATCCGCCAGGGCTGGATATTAAAAGACGCGACGCCGCTCAACGTGCTCTTTCAGGGCATCCAGCCAATCTTTGTCGATGTTCTCTCCATCCAGAAGATGGTCCCCGATCAGGCCATCTGGTATCCCTATGGACAATTTGTCCGTACTTTTCTTCTGCCCATGCTCGCCTACTCGCGCCTCGGCTGGCCCTTGCAGGCATCGCTGACCCGTCGCGACGGCTACGAGCCAGAGGAGATCTACGCTGCGCTCTCCTGGCCGAAGCGCCTGCGGCAACCCGCGCTCTCTTCTGTGACGCTCCCCTC
It encodes:
- a CDS encoding substrate-binding domain-containing protein, whose product is MTSDRRGQSRRELLKRGGTLMAAAIAAGIPSTLLAETLATLDVASAGSIRPMLEGPLKTAAAQTLKLDLHTHAKGADAVAQSIVDGSLRADVFIPVTPGPMLTVMHAGKAETAYPIGTTEMVLVYSPRGRFAPQFEAAAKGNAKWWEILQQPGLRFAHGNPVGDPGGRNAIFTMMLAAKKYSQPDLVTKLFGTTFTPPPEPPGSNNQERLQSGDLDATTSYKIATDWVHLPYLDLPADINLSGQNVHAEHPDVSLTLGDKTFYPEPLVYYAAVLKGAANPQGALAFTQWLQGHEAQAIFRSHKYGSPRSAPTLHA
- a CDS encoding oxidoreductase, which codes for MSSEVRVGLVGYGYAGRTFHAPLIASVPGLRLTVVGSSQREAVQAAYPGVAVCSAMEATTHPEVDLVVIATTNESHFPLASAGLRAGKHVVVDKPFTVTLAEARSLAEIAREHGRILSVFHNRRWESEILAAKEILQSGVLGEVSHFECHMDRFRPVVRQRWREEPGPGAGLWFDLGPHLIDLSLYLFGLPDSVNASFATLREGGLTDDWAHVQLNYKRLRVVLHASLLVSGGGPRSVLHGTRGSWAKFGADVQEQQLKSGMLPGDPQFGYDPSPGIVYDGATGTQTEVPSPRGDQRGFYAAMRDAIRGEGAPPVSVRDAVAVMAVLEASFASGAQGKVLPVSLTAEERTEWEIFTDAER
- a CDS encoding TonB-dependent receptor, which gives rise to MHRPSLRPSGILKPFFTLLFLIAALPLLAQSGQLSGVVKDPTQLVVPNAQITLTDTQSSITASATTNQQGVYLFTGVAAGTYRLTAQAQGFNSIVIPQMAIEAGQSATQDLTFHLGTATETINVSATAPGSAESGYRVDNVAPGVLGTAPIVNTPYVISVLSNTLIANTQTKSLRDAIKYLPLVSFQEQQGSDVIRPETRGIEGSNMQNTRMDGMGIAITSANPMEQYQQLEVVNGLGASMYGPANPSGMFNFILKRPTEERFTNLSLDYDNKSIGTIYADTGGRLGPHKIFGYRGNLLYGDGTSYVEASRLRRRLAEFAFDVRPTNATLIDAHYSAYDVVQRGYPGWFTYGPDPKDKTNHPPHTLILPAAPDPTRVGYGQAYAGVNLTTQTTSGRLHHDFSPNWHALAGVSWQRLDRFIDTPVNNLTDNNGDYSSSLANGFAPRFGVNSDLGYITGTVKALGMTHDLVIGSTGYEFTSYSGTKPSAASVLLGTANINAPRVFAAPAALPRNINLYHSSIVNQQGFNLGDFITLPAHFLVRLAASQDWIGVDNYSSATVRSGGSNKNGVSPSVSLLYKPLDNMTIYGTYASSLQQGDTAPAGAVNANQALPPYRSKEWEVGYKAQVHTIALTTALFRIERPFANTDASNVFRITGDQVNYGAEISAQGTLFHRLLLDGGFTALNPRLNDTGVTATNGKLFVGTPPYKSNILSEYQLPFLEGLTVTGDWQYIGRRPQDDENLHFTNGYNTFDFGLRYSHRVLSKQTTWRVASNNITNTRYYSTLGPGDITGTNASSNTAHLGEPRTVAASMQIAF
- the zwf gene encoding glucose-6-phosphate dehydrogenase; this encodes MATQHSDALVFFGATGDLAYKKIFPALQSMVKRGTLTVPVIGVAKAGWNLDQLKARAKDSLEKHGGLDADAWQKLSGLLRYVDGDYADLATFTAVRKELGSAQSPAHYLAIPPSLFEKVVEQLVQSGCAKGARIIVEKPFGHDLASAQELNRILLSAFPETSIFRIDHYLAKGPVHNMVSFRFSNSFLEPLWNRNYIESVQLTMAENFGIQGRGPFYDQTGAIRDVVQNHIFQVMCNLAMECPARRDSESMRDEKVKVLKAIPAIEPKNLVRGQFNGYLNEKGVAPNSKVETFAALQLEVKSWRWDGVPFYIRAGKDLPVTCMEVMARFRKPPTTNMTEPGTPQNYMRFRISPEMTVAMAVSVASPTGTGKRAAVEMVASRHPRPDEMEAYERVLGDAMAGDATLFARQDYVEEAWRIVDPILKADTPVYVYEPNTWGPKEVDQTVLPPGGWDEPSGEEQEDFRIVEQPK
- the obgE gene encoding GTPase ObgE produces the protein MFIDEARIRIKAGDGGNGCMAFRREKFVPRGGPSGGDGGHGGDILMSSSLSHNTLVHFRFNPEHKSKRGEHGMGSNCSGESAEHLTLKVPVGTLLYDDDTGELVHDFTRPDETIVIARGGRGGRGNQHFATSTHQAPREHELGRAGEARNFRLELRLLADAGLVGYPNVGKSTLISRLSAAKPKIANYAFTTLQPNLGVVQVGDFPHTESFTIADLPGLIEGAHLGHGLGIQFLKHIERTSVIVHLVDVSDSSATEGTARLDAVADFKVITEELRSFDPSLATRPTIVVATKCDVANPDKLKKLTAMAKRRKLPFFAISAVTGEGIEPLKYAIAEAVAAHRPARIEIEAVPATTKRKANYPPPAPSARRRG
- the nadD gene encoding nicotinate-nucleotide adenylyltransferase, producing the protein MRIALFGGTFDPPHLGHLAIAKAAADAFHLDEVLFAPAGRQPLKPNGTPTPFADRLAMVTLACKQDQRFRASNLDAPRSDGQPNYTADTLAELQQTTPNATLFNLVGADSFLNLPHWRDPLRLLALAEWIVVSRPGFSLGSWHDDLSALQLTPQQRARVHLLETVHEDLSATSLRERLHSGDPCADLLPAEVSSYLQTHRLYL
- a CDS encoding sulfatase-like hydrolase/transferase; translation: MMDRRKFIALMSSGVAAAPVASFALPVVEGAAVAKVGAPRRRPNVIFMICDDLGYGDPGCYGSKLPTPNLDSMAAHGLRFTHFNAGHPICSASRSAVMTGRYGTRTGTTGAFGPYTPGAKIEGTALDETFLSNLFHDGGYRSKAIGKWHLGEAKEYLPTSRGFDSFYGVPYSDDMNPLPLMRDTEILEQNTDRDLLTPRYTEEAVKYFGEQDGEHPFFLYLGFSYPHDPARASERFRGKTVLGDYGDAVAEIDWSVGEIVRAVEEKGLSGDTLICFTSDHGPWYQGSPGLLRGRKASTFEGGFRVPFLAMWPGVIAPGKVVETWCSNLDVLPTMASLCGLGLPQKPLDGVDVSKVLLGHEGAVERKPLLYFSAMGNGGIDVHCIRKESWKLRVAQGVKGEVYINDRTTNARGSAWLQHPELYDLSRDPAESYDVAKFHPELVAELMGELEAQMPSFPPHVVEAYAKLKQNKGDITTPPGASPRPLGAPVPAWAWEPENLR